The sequence AGGAAGTTGCTTGCAACTTCCAAACAGATCTTTTAAATTTATTTACTCATAAAGCAGCAATCAATACAAAGTAATCCTAAGTAAAAATACCATCTATTAAAATTAACTCTAAAAGATTTAAAGAAGATGTAAAATCTATATTTAAATTTACTACAAGTTCCAACAATGATTAATTGGCCCATTTCCATGACCAATAACCAGACCGCTTTTGAGTGCGTTTGTTACATACTCTTTAGCATTTTTTACTGATTGATTAATACTTAACCCACTAGCGATATTACACGCAATAGCTGAAGATAGAGTGCAACCTGTACCATGAGTATTATTAGTATCTACTTTAGGAACACAAAATTGGCTAAATTCACCATTTTCATAGAGCAAATCAACTGCGGCATCTTCTCTTAAATGACCACCCTTTATTAATACGCTTTTGCAGCCATAATTACTAATTTTAATAGCTGCAGCTTTCATATCATCCATATTGTTTATCTCCATACCGCTTAATGCACTTGCTTCAGGTAAATTTGGCGTTACTACACTTGCAAGATTAAAAAGCTCTTTAGTATAAACTTCGAGAGCACTCTCATCCATTAATCTTCCTCCAGTTGTTGCCACCATCACAGGGTCTAAAATTATATTTGTACAGTTATATTTTTTAAGCATTTTAGCAACTGAACGCATAATATCTGCATTTGAGAGCATTCCTAATTTTATTGCATCTGGAGTTATATCACTTAAAACTGAATCTATTTGTGCCTCTACAAACTCAGGCGAACAGTTTAAAACTCCACTAACTGCTGTAGTATTTTGTGCAGTTAGCGAGACTATTACTGCCATTGCGTAGTGCTTATGAGCTGTAATTGTTTTTATATCAGCTTGAATCCCTGCCCCACCTGATGGATCTGAACCTGCTATAGATAGTACTTTTTTCATATTTTTCCTTTATATTAACTGAAATTTATAATCAGTTTTGTATAATAGCAAGTCAAATTTAACATTTAAGGATAAAACAATGAAAAAACTACTAGCTTTAAGCCTTGTTGCTGCAAGCCTTGTAAGCTCTGCACTTGCTACAACTCTAAAAGTTGGCGCCACTCCGGTTCCTCACGCTGAAATACTTGAATTTATAGCTCCAGAGTTAAAAAAATCAGGTATAAATTTGGAGATAAAAGTATTTAACGACTATGTAATCCCAAATATTGCAGTTGAAGATGGTGATTTAGATGCTAATTTTTTCCAGCATATACCATATTTAGACGAATTTAATAAAAATAAAGGCACTCACCTAGTTAAAACTGTTGGTGTCCATTTAGAACCAATGGGTGTTTATAGTAAAAAAATTAAATCTTTAAGCGAGTTAAAAAATGGTGCAATAGTAAGCATTCCAAATGACCCTACAAACGAAAGCCGTGCGCTTGATGTACTAGTATCTGCTAAATTAATAGAAGTTGATACAAATGTAAAGCTACGCACTCCTTTAGATATTACTAAAAACCCTAAAAATCTCAAATTTAAAGAGATAGAAGCAGCTACTTTGCCACGTACTTTAGATGATGTAGATATTGCAGTTATTAACACAAATTTTGCAATGAATGCAAACCTAAACCCTACAAAAGATGCTCTAGTAATCGAATCTAAAGAGAGTCCATATGTAAATATTGTAGTTGTAAAAGATGGAAATCAAAATAAAGATGGTATAAAAGCTCTTAATAAAGCATTGCAAACTCAAGCTCTTAAGGATTTCATAACTGAAAAATATAAAGGCTCTATAGTTCCAGCTTTCTAAATTTAAATTCATTTTTAAGCTAATTTTGGGGTTATTTTAGATATAATTAACCCCAAATTTTTATAAATTAAGGATATAAAATGTCAAAAAGATGTGCAATTACAGGCAAAGGCCCTATGGTTGGAAACAATGTAAGCCACGCTAACAACAGAACAAAAAGAAGATTTATGCCAAACCTTCGCACAGTGCGTGTAACATTAGAAGATGGAACAACTAGAAAAATCAGAGTTGCAGCTTCTACATTAAGAACAATGAAAAAACAATCAAAATAACCATTTAAAAAGAGGAATTTATGTCTTTGATTAAAAAGATTAAAAAGTTCCTCCACTGGACCGATGAGTCCAAACCCGAATATGATCTAAATACTGAACTTTATCAACAGTTAAAAGCTTTCCGACTTCCATTAATATTTGTCGTACTAATGATGTTATTTGGTACATTAGGATATATGATTACTAGCGGTTTTACACTAATAGATGCGATATATCAAGCCGGAATGACATTTACAACTGTTGGATTTACCGAAGTCTCACAAATCACTACCACTGGACGTCTTTTTACCATCGTTTTTATACTTATAGGATTTTGTTTGTTTACATTTTCTATGGGTCTTGTTATCGAGATTATTAAAAAAGGTGTCTTAACTAGGATTTTAAAGGAAAGAAGCATGATATATAAGATCGCAAGACTTAAAAATCACTTCGTAATCTGCTATCATAATCTCTATACTATCGAGCTTTCAAGGCAATTTAGAGAAAACCACATTCCATTTGTAGTTATTGATAGCAGAGAAGATTTAGCTCAAATAGCTGAAACATATAAATATCCATACTATATAATAGATGAACCTCATACTCAATCAGCTATCTTAAAATCACACCTCTCTAGCGCTAAAGGCCTAATCACTCTAAGCCCGCACATAGCCGATAATATCGCCCTTATTGCTACAGTTAGATTATACGAAAAAGAGCTTGGTAGGATTAAACCATATTTTATTATGACTAACTCAGATAATGATAATGACACCCAAAAGCTAATAAAACTAGGCGCAGACTCAGTAGTAAGCCCATCAAAGCTAGTCGCTCAAAGAATCTCAGCTATGAGCGTACGCCCTGATATGGAAAACATCCTAGAGCAATTTTTATACAAAAAAGATTCTCCTATAGATATGGAGGAGATTAGAGTCCCAGAGGCTTCATGGATGAGATTTAAAAGAATAAAAGAGACTCATTTAAGAAAACTTACAAATGCTGATATCGTCGGTATCACAGACCAAAATGGTAAGTTTAATCCAATGCCAAATGGCGATACTTTAATTGGCACTAGCTCAAAGCTATTAGTAATTGGAACTGCTGAGAGCATCAGAGCAACAAAACGGCTAATTTTTAGCAAATACAAACCAGAGGAGCTAAAATATGTTTAACCTAATCAGTCTTAAAAACGGCCTTGAAAATGTAGATGGATTTTTCTTTGGTGGCGTTAGCACTGGGCTTAAACCAAATGGTGATAACGACCTTGGATTTATCAGAGCCGATGAGCCATTTATGCTTTCAGCTAAATTTACATCAAATAAATTTCAAGCTGCACCTATTGTCCATTTTAAACGTTATGAAAAAGGATTTAAATCAAATTTCTTACTACTAAATTCAAAAAATGCCAATGCAATGACAGGGCAAAGAGGCGTAGATGATATTGATGAACTTTTTAAGATTTTAAATCAAAAAACCCCGCTA is a genomic window of Campylobacter devanensis containing:
- the rpmB gene encoding 50S ribosomal protein L28, translated to MSKRCAITGKGPMVGNNVSHANNRTKRRFMPNLRTVRVTLEDGTTRKIRVAASTLRTMKKQSK
- the thiD gene encoding bifunctional hydroxymethylpyrimidine kinase/phosphomethylpyrimidine kinase, with protein sequence MKKVLSIAGSDPSGGAGIQADIKTITAHKHYAMAVIVSLTAQNTTAVSGVLNCSPEFVEAQIDSVLSDITPDAIKLGMLSNADIMRSVAKMLKKYNCTNIILDPVMVATTGGRLMDESALEVYTKELFNLASVVTPNLPEASALSGMEINNMDDMKAAAIKISNYGCKSVLIKGGHLREDAAVDLLYENGEFSQFCVPKVDTNNTHGTGCTLSSAIACNIASGLSINQSVKNAKEYVTNALKSGLVIGHGNGPINHCWNL
- a CDS encoding potassium channel family protein, which produces MSLIKKIKKFLHWTDESKPEYDLNTELYQQLKAFRLPLIFVVLMMLFGTLGYMITSGFTLIDAIYQAGMTFTTVGFTEVSQITTTGRLFTIVFILIGFCLFTFSMGLVIEIIKKGVLTRILKERSMIYKIARLKNHFVICYHNLYTIELSRQFRENHIPFVVIDSREDLAQIAETYKYPYYIIDEPHTQSAILKSHLSSAKGLITLSPHIADNIALIATVRLYEKELGRIKPYFIMTNSDNDNDTQKLIKLGADSVVSPSKLVAQRISAMSVRPDMENILEQFLYKKDSPIDMEEIRVPEASWMRFKRIKETHLRKLTNADIVGITDQNGKFNPMPNGDTLIGTSSKLLVIGTAESIRATKRLIFSKYKPEELKYV
- a CDS encoding MetQ/NlpA family ABC transporter substrate-binding protein is translated as MKKLLALSLVAASLVSSALATTLKVGATPVPHAEILEFIAPELKKSGINLEIKVFNDYVIPNIAVEDGDLDANFFQHIPYLDEFNKNKGTHLVKTVGVHLEPMGVYSKKIKSLSELKNGAIVSIPNDPTNESRALDVLVSAKLIEVDTNVKLRTPLDITKNPKNLKFKEIEAATLPRTLDDVDIAVINTNFAMNANLNPTKDALVIESKESPYVNIVVVKDGNQNKDGIKALNKALQTQALKDFITEKYKGSIVPAF